In Acropora muricata isolate sample 2 chromosome 13, ASM3666990v1, whole genome shotgun sequence, the DNA window CGTCCAACGAAGGAGAGTTTGTGTAATTCTTGTTTTGATTTGGCTGTTAAGTCTCACATCGTTGGTTCGACTTTCGTGGATACTGGATGTCGACATTCATAGAAGCAAAGAGGATTTAGCGCTCTCTCAAAAACACGAAACACCATACCTTTTGTTCTACTTAATAGTATTTTTCTTGATTCCCTCTGTTCTCATGGTATTTCTTGACGCACAGATGGTGATGTTGTTGAGAAAACAGTATCGTAAAATTACGCGCGAGAACCTGCCAGCACAATTCGTGCGAAGCGAGAAGAAGTTGCAGATGCGACAGAGAAGACCTGTGCTGAGGTGCATTGCGCTGCTGTTTTTCTATGTCATCTGTTGGTTGCCGTTTTTTATACTGGAACTCATGCAACAAGACAACTTGCAGATACCGGAAGTTCTTGTCACCATCATTTATTACCTTAGACTCTGTCCATCCTTATTCAATCCGCTCGCTTATGCTTTTAGAAAACAAGACTTGAAAAGCAAAACGAAGAGAATCGTCTATAGGGCATTTGTGTCCAACCACAGGAGTAAGAGTGTCTCCATCAGATTTTCCACTGAGAGATCATTACTGGGTAGTTCAGCGCATGTGAAAAACTGTAATCAAGCGGCTTCTCTATAGGAAGTACACTGATAAGACTCCACTGAAAGTTAGTGTTAGGTACGGAATTTTCTAACTACTGTCTATGCATTTCTTATATATAACCAGCTAGAACTGGTCAGAAGGACAACTTCCTAACAGCTACAGCAAAGGAGACAGATGAGTGAACTGTCAACGTAGTAAGTCTTGAATCTAGAAAGCCTCAAGTGACCAAAATATGTCTCTAATTTACTCATGAAACCAAGACAACCCGACCGTAGCAAGACTGATAAATTATATTAGAGCGTCATCTGGGAAAACCAAAGAGGAAACAACTTCCCGtattgtcatcattttttttaaagatataTAGGGAGTAAAATATGTTTAACGTTAACAATTAATTTGACCATCGCTAAGAATCTCATCTAGTAGGTATTAGGTATACTTAATAGTTCGAAAgagtgtgaaaaaataaaaatgtcttttaaTCAATCCCAGACCTGGCTAACTGCCCCAGTAGGCTAAGAAGATCACTTGCAAGTTGCTAACATATTATATTTCAGTCtaaaagcatttaaaaattatcaagATAATATCACATTTCATGTCTAGTCTCCTTTATCAAAGTCGATATTTATGTGCTTTCATTTTGAAGACAAACCTTAAGATAAAGGCAAAATGTATCAAAATGATTGTAAGCTACACTCACTGGCGTCTATTTCAAGTATATCATTCTTGCAAAGCACTTTAGCTGATTTTTGGCAGAGACCTCTAAATAAATGGCAATTACAACAAGTTGTGTGTTCTATCTTGGGTTTCAAACTTATCAGTGAGGTCTAATGCGTTTTGAACTTGAGCTCTGATTCGGGTTAGGTTAAGGTTTAGAGGGTAGCGAAAAGCAAGATGATAAAGAAAGGAGAACATTGTCAGACTGTAATTGCAAGTGTGTTCTGTATTTAGCAGGGAtcttcaagactttttattcgTGCTCTTTATTCCTCATCACTAACGAGAATTTGTGACCTCTTATAACAATTGTGATCCATCAGcatttcaaagaaaaggaagGAGAATAAGAATTGTACGCTCTGTGCTACCATTGCATCGTTTTGCAGTACTGATCCAGCTCCAATAGTGAACTAATGCATGATCATGAACGTAAATTCTTAGCCATGTTGTTTACAGAAAAGGCAGATGCCAATATTCGACACAAAAGTAAATATTTGCTAACAGTTTGCCTCTCTAGAAAATAACAACTGATCGAATGGCGTACTCtcgttttccttttcttttcagttttgttttgttttgtttttttctttttttgtttgtttttttttttgctgaatttagaTCATCAACCCTTTCGATAAGACTTGACTTTCGTTTGCACGGAGCGAATTCTGATGAATCCTGATGAAAAAGCAAAAGATAAGCTGTGTAAACTCCTGATGAATTGCAAAATTTTGTCGacgcggggggggggggagagaaATGTTCAATGCGAGTGGGATTGTGACAGTGATGAGAATATTTAGACTATTTAAAAAGCGCTTGAAGCTAAATTTACACTTGCGATTTTTTTATGTTTCCTGTTCATAATAAAATCATTGACCTTTTAATAGTGTTCTTCATTgtcgaatttcattttttgttgttgttgctgttgtttacAATATGCCAAAGAAAGAACTTGGAACTTTAATCAAATCCGTAAATGGCTGTTCTTATGAAAACGACAGCAATAACATGCAGCAATCACGTTCAAGAAGCTGCAATCAGTTCAGGATTTCACCAAATGGCCTTATGCTTGTATGTTATATGGGAAAGGATGATGGGCCAAGAAATCACAGATTCAGTTGACAATTAACCGCATTAGGAAATTACGGAAGGGACAacattttgcaaagaacaatTGCCTAAGAAACGTAAGTAGGGAAGGCAAATTTagccacatttgccaacaatcTAAAAGCAAAGGTTATGAGAAGACCGTATTATTCGAAAATCGACACCTCCAAGCTGTCTTGCGAGTTATGTGTCATGAAGAAAACAGCATAATTTTGGAGTTATGACCATGTAGTATTTAGCCCATATCACTAGATTCCTTGCAAGTTGCAAGCATTTCTGGGAAAGAAATTATTCACTTGTAAGATTCACTCAGGAGAAGTGCACTTGAATGTCAAGGTTCGCAAAGACTGTTGTGAATTGCGAGAAAACTCGAATTTAAACAAGGAGATACTGGTCAAGATGAGGTGCCATGCACGAACGGCATAGTCAGTAGAGTGATTTATAAATGCTAAAGctttaaaaaaaacacgaaCTTTAATTTTAAAGAATGGAAAAATAACAACTTGATATTTTCCCTTCGTTATTTGttatttatcatttattattattatgtaaatgaaacgctttagctccggcggatgttatgccgacattacaccaaaggagcgagccatagccaatggccaaaggtcctttgtgtcatttcttctccttcagctttccaaca includes these proteins:
- the LOC136897061 gene encoding adenosine receptor A3-like; this encodes MSLQESKENMTHHEVLYPHIPLDTIPALVFMVFILVMNGGVILLIGCSSNIRSTSNAILVSLAVSDFLVGFLGIPLLVACSSTYSSPVCISCNVFFRIISLSTVLHITVITCDRYLYIMWALRYRDIVQRRRVCVILVLIWLLSLTSLVRLSWILDVDIHRSKEDLALSQKHETPYLLFYLIVFFLIPSVLMVFLDAQMVMLLRKQYRKITRENLPAQFVRSEKKLQMRQRRPVLRCIALLFFYVICWLPFFILELMQQDNLQIPEVLVTIIYYLRLCPSLFNPLAYAFRKQDLKSKTKRIVYRAFVSNHRSKSVSIRFSTERSLLGSSAHVKNCNQAASL